GAACCCGCCGTGATGTTCCTTGTCGGACTGGTCATCACCAACGATCCCGTTGATGTCGATGAGAGCCTCTGAGACCGGGAGCTTCGGCACACCCCCGTCGCTCGCGTTGATCTGGAACACAGTTGCCATCGCCAACACGATACCTCCACGATCGAACTGATTTTCTCAGCAATACTGTTGCGCGTGGAGAACCACAGTATTGCGGAGAAACCCGGAGGAGTCCTCTAGCGGCCGAAGCGGTGCTGCAGGATCCAGTGGTGCATCGCTATCCCGGAAGCCACGCCCGCATTGATCGACCGCGTCGAACCGTACTGTGCGATCGAACAGACGAACGCGGCCGCTGCCCGAGCCTCCTCGGACAGACCCGGCCCTTCCTGACCGAAGAGCAGCGCACACCGGCTCGGAAGCCGGGTGGTCTCGATGGGAACCGCACCGGGCAAGTTGTCGATGCCCACGATCGGCATTTCGGCATTCGCCGCCCAATCCACGAAATCGTGAACCGTCGGATGGTGGTGAACGTGCTGGTAGCGGTCGGTGACCATCGCCCCCCGCCTATTCCACTTTCGCTTGCCGACGATGTGCACTGCTTCGGCCATGAAGGCGTTCGCATTGCGCACGACCGAGCCGATGTTGAAATCGTGTTCCCAGTTCTCGACCGCCACATGAAACGGGTGACGACGGCCGTCGAGGTCGGCCATGATCGATTCGTGTCGCCAGTAGCGATATTCGTCGACGACATTGCGCCGATCGCCGGCCTCGAGAAGCTCCGGATCGAGTCGGGGATCCTCGGGCCACGGCCGCGGGTGCGGCCCGACGCCTACCTCACGTTCACGATCCATCGACGCCGGCGCTACCGGAACCGATGATCACGCCGATGAACCCTCCCCCGAACACGCCGGTGAGGATCCCGGGCCAGATGGCCGTTGAGAAAGCTCTGCCGAGGTCCGAATCGGTGAAAATCCACATCGCGAGCACTATCAAGATGATCGAGAGCGGCGTCCCCACGGCAATGCTCGTGGCGATGGCGCGCCCGAACTTCTTCTCGTCTACTTCTCCGTGCTTTTGAGGTGGATGGGCCTCGACGGTCATCTGTGGTCTCCCCGGTTCACTTGGCCGATAGCGTAGCGTCGATGCCGGGGAGACGGCAGGGCGAGAGGTGCCGACGGAGTGCCGGGCCTTCCGCGCCTAGGATTTGCAGGACTCATCCGGAGCGATGGAGGGACCAGGCCCTGTGAGAGCGCGGCAACCGGCCCGCGGGGATTCGGTGCCAGCGCCTGAGCGATGAAGTGGCGGACGGTCCCCTCATCACGACCGACAGACATCAGGAACGCAGTGAGCGACTACGTACGGGCAGCCGAATCCAGAGTCGTGGTCTACGACGGTGCAATGGGCACCTCGATCCAACAGGCCGGTCTCGGTGAGGACGACTTCGGAGGCGCCGACCTCGAAGGCTGCAACGAGCTGCTCAACGTGACGCGACCCGACCTGATTCGCCGGATCCATGCCTCATTCCTGGATGTCGGCGTCGATGTCGTCGAGACGAACAGCTTCGGCGGGTTCTCCGTGCCGCTCGCCGAGTACCGGCTCGAGCATCGCGTTCATGAGCTCAACCTGGCGGCAGCACGACTGGCCCGAGAGGTCGCAGACGACTATTCGACCGGAGATCGCAAACGCTGGGTTGCCGGGTCGATCGGACCCGGGACGAAGTTCCCGACCCTCGGCCAGATCAGGTTCGCGGATCTCAGGGATGCCTATGAAGAGCAAGCCGCAGCTCTCCTCGAGGGCGGAGTGGACCTCTTCATCATCGAAACCCAGTTCGACCTGCTCGGCCTGAAAGCCGCCATGATCGGAGCAAGGCGTGCAATGCGATCGGCCGGGAGAGAGGTCCCGGTCCAGGCGCAGGTGACCATCGAAGCGACCGGCCGAATGCTGCCCGGCACGGAAATCGGCGCGGCACTCGCCGCTGTCGATCCTCTGCGCCCTGATGTGTTCGGCCTGAACTGCGCGACCGGCCCGGCAGAGATGGCGGAGCACATCCGCTATCTGTCGGAACGGGCGCGTATGCCGATAGCGGTCATCCCGAACGCAGGGCTTCCGGAGGTGATCGAGGGTGCCATGTGCTACAACCTCTCGCCGGAGGAGCTGGCCGATCACCACGTCCGGTTCATCACCGAGTTCGGTGTCTCGGTGGTCGGGGGATGCTGCGGCACGACGCCCGAGCATCTGCACAGGGTCGTCGAGGCAGTGTCCGACCTGGACGTCCTCCCCCGTGCGGCCCGGCACGAACCCGGCGCCGCCTCGACATACTCGTTCGCTCCCTTTCGCCAGGAGACATCGTTTCTGATCATCGGGGAGCGGACCAACGCCAACGGATCGAAGAAGTTCAGGGAAGCGCTGCTCGCCGAAGACTGGGACGGCTGCGTGCAGATGGGAAAGGAACAGGTCAAGGAGGGCGCCCATCTCGTCGACCTCTGCGTCGACTACGTCGGTCGCGATGGGAGAGCCGACATGGACCGGCTGGCCTCGCGCTTTGCCACCGAGGTGAGTGTGCCGCTGGTACTGGATTCCACCGAACCGGAGGTGATGGAGGCAGGCCTTCAACGGATCGGTGGAAGGGCGGTTCTCAACTCTGCCAACCTCGAGGACGGCGATCATCCGAATTCGCGGTTCGACAGGGTGATGTCGCTGGCTCGGGACTACGGAGCTGCCGTCGTCTGTCTGCTCATCGATGAGAACGGGCAGGCGCGAGACGTCGAATGGAAGATGCGCGTCGCCCACCGCATCCACCGCCTCGCCGTCGAACGCTACGGGCTCGAACCGGGCGATCTGATCTTCGACCCGCTCACGTTTCCGCTGACAACGGGCGACGACGCCCTGCGCCGCGACGCGATTGCAACGCTCGAGGCAGTCAGGCGAATCAAAGTCGAACTGCCCGGAACCTTCACCAGCCTCGGCATTTCCAACGTTTCGTTTGGATTGAAGCTGGCGGCCCGCCACGTACTCAACTCGGTGTTCCTCCATGAGGCACTCGGGGCCGGGCTGGACGGCGCCATCCTCCATGCGGCCCGGGTGATACCTCTCCACAGGATCCCGGAGGATCGGAGGGAAGCCGCCCTGGATCTCGTCTACGACCGCCGGCGCGCCGGATACGATCCGCTCGAGCGCGTCCTGGAGCTTTTCGCCGACGCGACCACGACGGCAGTCGAGAAGGAGGACCGCAGCGAATGGCCGATCGAGCGACGCCTCGAATACCGCATCGTCGAAGGCGACCGCGACGGACTCACCGATGACCTGGATACGGCGCTCCGGAGCCGTAGTGCAGTGGACATCATCAACAACATCCTCCTGGCCGGCATGAAGACTGTGGGTGAGCTGTTCGCGACAGGTGATATGCAGCTGCCCTTCGTGCTGCAATCGGCAGAGACTATGAAGGCGTCGGTCGGCTATCTGGAACCGCACATCGACGCAACCGGTCACACCGGCCGGGGGTCGATCGTCCTGGCAACGGTCAAGGGTGACGTGCACGACATCGGGAAGAACCTCGTCGACATCATCCTCACCAACAACGGGTACACGGTCCACAATCTCGGCATCAAGGTCGGCATCGCCGACATGATCGACAAAGCCCTCGAAGTGAACGCCGATGCAATCGGGATGAGCGGCCTTCTCGTGAAATCGACCCTGATCATGCGAGAAAACCTGATCGAACTGCACGAACGGGGATTGGCCCACCTTCCCGTCATCTTGGGTGGCGCTGCTCTGACCAGGAGCTACGTCGAACGCGATCTCCGCCAGGCCTATCCGGGACCGCTCTTCTACGGCAAGGACGCTTTCGCCGGGCTGGCGGTCATGGAGCGGATCGCAGGAGACGAACACCTGACGGATGCCGAGTTCGGCCGCAGGCCTGAGGGGCGTCGGCTGCCCGCCAGGCAGCCGAGGAAGGATGCGGAGACGCAAGCACGGACTCGCTCGCCCGAGGTGGACGGCGACAACCACATCTTCACTCCCCCGTTCCTCGGGTCGAGAGTCGTCAAGGGAATCCCCCTTGACGAAATCGGCGAATACCTGAACGAAACCGCCCTCTTCAGAAACCAGTGGCACTTCCGCCCCGAAGCCGGTGAAGACGACGCGGCTTTCAAGGACCGCATTCGCCCGGTGCTTCGTGAGCAGCTCGATCGGGCGAAACGCAACAACCTCCTGATTCCGCAAGTCGTGTACGGCTTCTTTGCAGTGAACTCAGACGGCAACGACCTCATCGTCTGGCAAGACGCCCGGCGGAACCGCGAGATGGCCAGGTTCTCGTTCCCACGTCAAACGAGCAGCCCCTTCATGTGTATCGCCGACTTCCACCGCCCGACCGACGAAGGGCTCGACTACGCGGCATTTCACATTGCAACCATCGGTGATCGAGCCTCGGTGCGAGCGGCCGAGCTGTTCGCCGCCCACCGTTATGAGGAGTACCTGTTGCTCCACGGTCTGGCCGTTGAAATGGCGGAGTCACTTGCCGAGTACTGGCACCATCGAATCAGGACCGAGTGGGGTTTCGTCGACGAGGACGGTCCCTCTCTCACGGGGCTCTTCCGGCAGAAGTATCGCGGGGGAAGGTACTCATGGGGCTACCCGGCCTGTCCCGATCTCGAAGACAATGAAACCGTCGCCCTCCTCCTGGGAGCCGACCGAATCGGGGTCTCGGTCGGGGAAGACACCGGCTGGCAATATCAGCCCGAGCAGACCACCTCGGCCATCATCTGCCACCACCCGCAGGCGAAGTACTTCATCGCCCGCTGACCTGCAGGTCCGTCAGGCGACCCGGACCGAGAATCTGAGGAGAGCCCCGACCCCGTGGGCGTCGAGCGGACTCGACACCGAGATCTGATCGGCCTGCCCGCCTCTGCGGAGCACCTGCTCCATCGCCGCGTCGATCACGTCACCGAGCACCACCATCCCAGAACCACAAGCCATGCAACTCTCGCCGCTCCGTTCCAGCCATCCGCAAGTGCCGCACATCACCCCCGGGCGGGTGAACCGACCGGCAACCACGAGACGATCGACGGCACCGTTGTTCACGGCGGTCAGCACGTCCTCGAGCCCGACAACGGCCCTTCCTCCCTCCTCGGAGGTGACACTCACCCTCGAGGCGAGGGCCTCTTCGGCTTCATACGAGGCGTCGAGCAAGAAGACATTCGCACGATCGGCGATGTCAGAGTCCGACATCGTGTGCGGGTCGATGACGAAGGAGCCGAGCAACCGAGCGCGGAGATACGGATGGAGAAACGATTCGAACCGGACCGAGGTCTCCTCGTGACCGCCGACGACCAACTTCCCGAAGCCGAGTTTGCGCTGGAGTTCGAACAACCTGTCGGCGACGTACCGGAAGTGCCGTCGATCCAAGAAGTCCGCGTGGTTTCTGGCTCCCTTCTCCTCGTATCCGGAGAACCCGCCGAAGTTACCCTTGTGCGACTCGGACTCTTCGATGAACTCGAGCAACCGCATACTCCCGCCACCGCCGCCGTATAGCCAGGCATGCCTGCGGTCGACGACCGCCACTACAACACTGTCGCGTTGCCGTATGCTCCGCAACGGACGCAGATAGGGACGATCAGCGGCGAAAGCGACATCCCACACCGGGGTCGACAGGGGAATGTACTCGAACAAGCCCCCGCCGTCACAAGCGAAGACGGCCGTGGCAGGCGAACGATCCACGTCGATGCGATCGGCCAGCCCGATCACGCTGTCGAGGTCGCTGCGGAGCGACATCTGGGCATCATGATCGAGGTTCGACAAGGACCTGAGGGGTTTCAGGAGATCGCTGAGACGCGCACGAACAGACTCGTGGAGCGGCTCGCGGTTGACATACACCGAAAGCACCGGATAGTCGGGGCTCTCGAAGCGGGAGAGGCGGTCGATGTGCATGAGCCTCCTTCGAGTTTGGGCCGGGCGCGCGCAGGCGACACGAATAGATGCGGAGCCGCGCGGCCCGAAGGGCCGGTAACCAGAGGTGTTCGAGAGATGGTCACCTCGACTTCAGGTTACCCTCGTGAACCCTGGATTGGGGCCTCTTCAGAGCTCCAGCGCCCCGGCCAGATCTGCCTCGAGATCCAGCAGGTCCTCGAGCCCCACGGAAAGGCGCACCAGCGAATCGGAGATGCCCATCGCCTGCCGCTCCTGTGGAGTGAGCCGGGAGTGGGTGGTCGTCGCCGGGTGAGTCGACAGGCTCTTCGCGTCCCCGAGGTTGTTCGATATGTCAAACAAGCGGAGCCGGTTCATGAACCGGAAGGCTGCGGCCCGACCTCCGTCTATCTCAACAGACACCATCGACCCGCCCGCCTCCATCTGACGGCGGGCCAGGTCAGCCTGTGGATGCCCGTCGGCGGTCGGGTACAAGACGCGGCTGACCACCGGCGCCCCGTCGAGGAAAGCGGCCAGCGCGGCGGCGCTCCTGGATTGCTCGCGGACGCGGAGGTCGAGAGTCTCGAGGCTCTTCGCCACCACCCAGGCATTGAATGGACTAATCGATGGGCCGGTGTGACGCTGGAACTCCTGTAGCGGGCCATCGATGAACTCGGCCGTACCCAGAACCGCTCCGCCCAGTGTGCGACCCTGCCCGTCGAGGTGCTTGGTCGTCGAGTAGACGACGATGTCGGCACCCAGTTCGAGCGGACGCTGCAAGACCGGGGTTGCGAAGACGTTATCGACGATGACCCGCGCTCCGGCGGCGTGCGCCAGTTCGGATACAGCTGCGATATCGACGAGTTCGAGCATCGGGTTGGACGGAGTCTCGAGATACACGAACTTCGGGGAACGCTCCATCGCACGCTCCCACGATTCGAGATCGCGACCGTCGACGAAAGTGGTCTCGATTCCCCAGCGTGCCAGCAGCCGTCCGAGTACCGCGACCGTAGACCCGAACAGTGCGCGAGAGGCGACGATACGATCGCCGGCGCTCGCGTCGCACGCAACGGCTGCGAAGACTGCGGCCATTCCGCTGGCGGTCGCCCGGCATGCTTCGGCCCCGTCGAGTAGCCGAAGCCGCTCTTCGAATGTCGAGATCGTCGGGTTCCCGTAGCGCGTGTAGACGTAGCCCTCGGCTTCCCCGCTGAAGACCGCGGCAGCTTCCTCCGCAGACTCATAGACGAATCCAGATGTCATGAATATGCCTTCGGCCGTCTCGCCGAAGGCCGTCCGCTCGTGCCCGCCTCGGACCTGCCGGGTCTTGGGTCTCCAGTCATCCATGAATGACAACCGTACATCGACATTGCTGCCTGTGGGTCACCGACGTAGGGTTACCTTCCCTACCCGCCGTACGCCGAGGAACCATGCTGACCGCGAATCGAGACTGGACCGTGATCGTCGAGGTCAACCCGCCCGACCTTCCGGACATGTCCCACCTCCTGCTGGAGGGTGCCTGGACCCATGTGCTGGTGACGGACAATGTCTTCGGGAAGATCCGGGTATCCCCCTATGCCTACTCCGCACGGATAACGCACGACGTACCGTCGGTTCATCCGACAGTCGTGGTTTCGACCCGTGACCGCAACATCCTGGCCATCGAGAGCGAGGTCCGAGGAGCATTGGGGAACGGAGTCAACTCTTTCCTGGTGGTCGTGGGTGACACAATGCCTCAGGTCGATCATCTGGCCGACCATCGAGAGGTGGTGAGGCATCTCCGGGATCTCCAGGGCAGGACTCCGGCGTTCGAGGTGGGGGTGCCGACCCGCTTCAAATCGTACGACTTCCACCGACAGGTCGATTCGGGAGCGGAGTTCTTCGTGGCAGGCCCACTTCTGGATCCCTCAACAGTCGGCGAGCAGATTGCGAAGTTGCAGATGCGAGACGGCGACCCGCCGCTGTACGTGATGGTGATTCCCCCGTTCTCGCCGGGTTGGGTGGAGCAGATGGAGTCGGTGGGGGCGATTCCCTGCAGTGATCGTCTCAAAGCAGATCTCGCAGGTCTACCTTCCGAAGACCGGAGGGCGTTTGGATGGAGCGTGGCCACGGCAACGGCCGCGGCCGCCCGGAGGGAAGGAGCGGCCGGGGTGGTGCTCATGGGTCTCCACTTCGACACAGTGATCGACGAGGCCGCCGAGGCCTGGCGAAGCGGTTCGCAACGGGACCCGGGCTGAACTCGCCGAACCGCCCCGGGTTCGTCGATATGCTCCGGCCGGCGGCGGTTTCGCGCATATCTCGCGAGGTCGGGTTGAATAGCGGCATGCGCTTCCGGATCCCCGTATTGCTGGCTCTTTCGATCGCCGTCGCGGCATGCTCTTCGGGCGTCACTTCGACCACCGGCGGTTCGGTCGCCCCGTCGACCTCTTCAAGCAGCTCAACCACCGGCACGGCCGACACCCAGTCGGAGTCGACGTCGGCTGCCGGTACCGATCTTCTGATTACCAACTGCGATGAGCCCACCGCCGATTTCGAGCCATTCTGCGACGCCTACAACCTGATCAGAGGGCACTTCGTGGACGATGCCGACGACGCACTGCTGGCTGCCGGTGCCCTGGAGGGGTTGGAAACGCTGGAGTCGGAAGGCACCGGCGGACCTCGCGACAGAATCACCTGCTCCGAGCCGAGTGAAGCTTTCGAGTCCTTCTGCGAGTCGCTGGTGGATGAGCTCGAGAGCGGAGATTCCAGCCTCGGCGAAGTCATCGAGGCCGCCATCGCAGGCATGGTCGCGATAGGACTCGACGACCCCTACAGCGTCTATCTCTCTCCTTCTGCGCTGGAGAACTTCAGAATCGATACCTCCGGAAGCGTTGAGGGCATCGGCGCCTTGGTCCGCGGCGAAGAGATAACCGACCCGGACGGGGAGGGCTGCTCCCTGCTATCCGATACCTGTCACATGGTCATAGTCCAGCCGCTCGACGGCAGCCCGGCGGAAGCCGCCGGCATCGAATCGGGCGACTATGTCGTTTCGGTGGACGGCGAGGGCGTCGAAGGCAAGCTTCTCGACGAGATCGTGGCCATCGTGCGAGGGCCGGCCGGGACCGAGGTGACCCTCGGCATCGAAAGGGGTGGTGAGCTGCTCGAGTTCACCGTGACCAGGGCCGCTATCACCGTGCCCAACGTTGAATTCGATGTGCTCGACTCAGGAGCTGGTTATCTCCGCCTGGTGACCTTCGCCAGCAACGCGGATGAAGCGATTCGCGAGGCGATCCGCGAGTTGCTTGCCGCCGGGGTGACCGACATCATCTTCGATCTGCGCAGCGACCCAGGCGGATCTCTGGACGCGGCCGTGAACATCGCCAGCGAGTTCCTGGAAGACGGCCTGGTTGTCGTCACCGAAGCACCGGGAGACCGGCTGGAGTATCCGGTCCAGAGCGGCGGGCTCGCAACAAGCACCGACATCGGACTGGCCGTTCTCGTCGACCGGGCCAGCGCCAGCGCGTCGGAGGTAGTTGCCGGCGTCCTCCAGGAGACGGGCCGGGCGACGATCGTTGGCGAGGTGACCTTCGGAAAGAACACGGTGCAGCAACAGTTCAACCTGGACAACGGCGGGGCTATCAAGTTGACCATCGCCCGCTGGTTGACACCCGAAGGGAAGGATCTCGGCGATGGGGTTCATCCGGACATCTTGATCGAGTTCGACACAGATGCCGAGTCGGACCCGTGGATCGACGCTGCTCTGGAAGCCCTGGGCTACTGATCCCCCGTTTTCTGAGCAATACCGCTAATCCCCACGCGCAACAGCATTGCCGAGAAAACACAGGGCAGTTTCTGAGCAATACTGTTGATGCCCACGCGCAACAGCATTGCGGAGAAAATCAGGTCAGGCCGGTCGGGCATGCAACGCCCGTGCCACCCAACCCGCAATAGCCGCCCGGGTTCTTGCCCAGGTATTGCTGGTGATACTCCTCGGCGTAATAGAACTCACCCGCGGGAGCAATCTCCGTGGTGATCTCCCCGTGTCCGTGCGCCGTGAGTTCCGCTTGATATCGATCACGTGACCGTTTGGCGGCTTCGAGTTGCTCATCGGAGGTGGCGTAGACCGCCGAGCGGTATTGGGTCCCTACATCGTTGCCCTGCCGCATACCCTGAGTCGGGTTGTGACCTTCCCAGAACACCCCGAGCAGCCGGTCGTAGCCGACCGCCGCCGGATCGAACACGACCAGCACGACTTCCGCGTGACCGGTCCGCCCCGTGCATGTCTCCTCATAGGTGGGATTTGGGGTCGATCCGCCCGCGTAGCCCGCAGCCGTCGAGTACACCCCGTCGGTCTGCCAGAAGCCGCGTTCGGCCCCCCAGAAGCATCCCATGCCGAACACGGCGGTTTCCAGCCCGTCCGGAAACGGAGGAACGATCCGGTTCCCGTTCACGTAGTGGGTCTCCGGCACACGGATCGGCTCAGAACGACCCGGAAGAGAGTTCTCGTTGTTCGGTGTTTCTTCGCGCCGGAACCAGGCCACGGCCGTACCTCCTCGTCCTGTCCGACGCTAGCGGCTATTGCTCCCTAAATGGGAGGGCGAGCCCCGAATCTCGTGAGGCTTTCAGGAGGTAGAGCCCGGCCGTCAGGCTTCCGCCGACCACGAGCCCGGCCAGCCAGGGAGTAGCCCTTCGCCACCCTTCCCTCTTGACGATCCATGCCCCGATGATGGCCAAGGCCACATACAGGTCGACGAGCGTGACCCGACCCCAGGCGAGATCCATGAGCAATCCGCCTTCCGTGGTGAATCCGTCTCCGGATACAAACCCGTAGGAGATCATGCCGAGCATCACAACGAAAGCCGCTAGGCCAATCCATTTCATCATGATCAGTACGGTACCGCGGCGCGGCCGGATGATGCCTACACGGCCGGATTGGCCAGACCGGGGACTACCACTGCGCCGGGCAATCGAACCAGATCCGCGGGTTCGATCCTCAGTTTGGCGGACCTGCTACCCGCGCCGACGATGACCCACGGTCGATCCATCACCGCGGAGTCGATGAACAGCGGCACCTCAGGTGGCAACGCGAACGGCGTGACCCCTCCGATCGCCATCCCGGTCAGCCGGGAGGTCTCCTCGGCCGGAGCGAAGCTCGCCTTCTTCCATCCCGTGGTCTCACGCACTTTTCCGTTCACGTCCAGCCTGGTCGTCGCCAGAACCAGACACGCAACGAACTCGCCGGGCGGCCGTTTCGAAGCAACCACGATCGTGTTGGCGGCCGTCTCCGGCGCATAGCCGTAGTTGAGGCAAAAGGCCGCCGTATCGGCCAGCTCGGGGTCGCAATCGAGTGCTTCAAACTCGAAGCCGAGTCGACCGAGATATGAGAGGACTTCTGGTTGAACCGGCATCAGCGGCCGTCCGTTCCGGAGCAGGAGGTGCCGGTGAGCCACCGCCACGATGTCTGCCGTCGGGGATCGGCCGCACACGCGAAGTGGACACAAGAGATCGAGCCGGTTTCGAAATGATGGACGGCTTCGCTGCGCCCGGCCAATGGTTCTCCTCTGCGCGTCGTCGGAACGAAGCTAATCGATCCGTGTTGTGTAGACGCGGCGAGGAATCATGAGGGTCCGGCAAGCCGACGAGCTCTGAAGTCGTGCCGTGGGCGGAGATCGACATGTCGCTCACGCTAGCTTCGAGTCCATGAAGCGACTGATCCTCCTCCGCCACGCCAAATCCGATTGGGAGGCCGGATTCGACTCCGATCACTCTCGCCCTCTGAGCGAACGGGGCATGCGATCTGCCAGAGCGATCGGCACGGCGCTGACACGCTCGGGGGAGATCCCGGATCTGGTGATCTCCTCATCCGCCCTGCGCGCCCAGTCGACGGCGTTCCTGGCCGCCGACACGGGCGGATGGGATTGCGAGATTCGAATAACGGAAGAGCTGTACGGCACCTCACCCGGCAACGTCCTGAGCATCGTCAAGGACACTCCAGTGGGCGTCTCCCGGCTGATGATGGTCGGACACGAGCCGACCTGGTCGACAACCTCCGGGGTGCTGATCGGAGGCGGCAGGGTGCGGGTCCGCACAGGTTGCGCAGTCGCGATCGACCTGACCTCCTGGTCGCTGGCAGAACCGGGAAGAGGCGAGCTGGCCTGGATGCTCACACCGCGGCTCTTCACGGACGGCACCTGGCAGATCTAGCTTCCGGAACCGGATCCCATCGCCGATGGCGCGAATCCGGCCCCGGGTGATGTCCGATGTTCTCATGGGGTTCTTCAGTCGACTTCACAGATTCCTAACGAGCCGGTTCGAGTCTGTCGGTGGAGAGCTCACGAGAGGAGACCATCATGCGAAAGGCTCTCGCAACACTGACAATCGGACTGGTCGCAGCCGTCGGGATCACCGCCGGCGCGGCGGCCCTCACTCCGACCGCGGCAACGGCCCAGGAGGTCGGAGTCACAGGAAAGGCCGTCGGGCCCCTCGAGAAAGCTCTGGGTGAGTTGGTGGCCGAGGGGGTCATCTCACAGGACCAGGCAGAGACGGTTGCGGAGCGTATCCGTGAAGCCGGCCCCTTCCACCGGATGAACCATCATCGGAGTGCGCACCTGGAGACCGTCGCCGGACTGCTCGGAATCGAGAAGTCCGATCTGGCTGAAGCTCTGCGCGACGGCCGGTCCATCGCCGAACTCGCAGGCGAAGACACCCAGGCGGTCATCGACGCGCTGGTGGCGGAGGCCTCCGATCGACTGACTGCGGCCGTCGACCGCGGCCGCTTCACGCAGGAAGAGGCCGCGGAGAGGCTGGCCGGTGCCGTACAGCGGATAACCGACATAGTGAACGGTGAGAGGCCCGAAGGGCCGGAACACCGACGTGGATTCGGCCTGCGAGGCGGCGATTTCTTCGGGCCCCCGAACGAAGGCGCCTTTGGAACCGGAACCAACGCCCGACGGTGAGCGGGCAACCGGAGGGCGGCGGGCGTTCCCGCCGCCCTCCGACCATTACGCGCCGGTTGCTTTACGTCCCGGCCCGGCGTGGGTTTAGGCTTCCTGCCACGCCAACAGGAGCACGACCATGAATTCGTTCCTCGAAGACAGCCTGTGGGGCGGAATCGGCCTCGTGATAGCAGGAGCGATCGTCGCCTATCTCATCATCCGCCACGCGGCCCTGCCGGCCGTGCGAATGGTGGTGAAGCGGAGCCCCGTGACCTGGGACGATTTGCTGCTCGATCGCAGGTTGCTCCATCGGGTTGCTCTCATCTTCCCGGTCGTGGTGATCCGGGCGGGAATGCCCTCTCTGCCGCCGATGCCCGACGTCTGGGCCGACTTCACGATTCGTCTCACCGAAGCGCTCTTGATCGTGCTGGGCCTCTACGCACTCAACGGACTCTTCAAGGCGATCAACAACTATTACGTGACGCTCCCCGTGTCGGCCAGCCGGCCGATCAAGGGTTACCTCCAGGTTCTGATGATCGTGGCGTCCGCGTTCGGAGCCGTGGTAGCCGTCGCCCGCCTGGCAGATCAGTCGATCGGATTCTTCCTTGGTGGT
The sequence above is drawn from the Acidimicrobiia bacterium genome and encodes:
- a CDS encoding DUF1475 family protein, whose translation is MMKWIGLAAFVVMLGMISYGFVSGDGFTTEGGLLMDLAWGRVTLVDLYVALAIIGAWIVKREGWRRATPWLAGLVVGGSLTAGLYLLKASRDSGLALPFREQ
- a CDS encoding YbaK/EbsC family protein; this encodes MPVQPEVLSYLGRLGFEFEALDCDPELADTAAFCLNYGYAPETAANTIVVASKRPPGEFVACLVLATTRLDVNGKVRETTGWKKASFAPAEETSRLTGMAIGGVTPFALPPEVPLFIDSAVMDRPWVIVGAGSRSAKLRIEPADLVRLPGAVVVPGLANPAV
- a CDS encoding histidine phosphatase family protein, translating into MKRLILLRHAKSDWEAGFDSDHSRPLSERGMRSARAIGTALTRSGEIPDLVISSSALRAQSTAFLAADTGGWDCEIRITEELYGTSPGNVLSIVKDTPVGVSRLMMVGHEPTWSTTSGVLIGGGRVRVRTGCAVAIDLTSWSLAEPGRGELAWMLTPRLFTDGTWQI